A region from the Melanotaenia boesemani isolate fMelBoe1 chromosome 11, fMelBoe1.pri, whole genome shotgun sequence genome encodes:
- the LOC121649210 gene encoding prostate stem cell antigen-like produces MMQLYGVLILFVALSVADGLRCYTCTAPESSSCTDTKSCAVIFNRCFSLKVDGLDVVTKGCQNSVACVGPMTCCEGDLCNGAFPTGPSVILLLMSSAIFTLFL; encoded by the exons ATGATGCAGCTTTATGGAGttctgatcctgtttgtggCTCTATCTGTGG CTGATGGATTGAGATGCTACACATGCACAGCACCTGAATCTAGTTCCTGCACAGACACCAAATCGTGTGCTGTCATTTTCAATCGATGTTTCTCTCTCAAAGTAGATG GGCTTGATGTGGTAACAAAGGGCTGCCAAAACAGCGTAGCATGTGTGGGCCCTATGACTTGTTGTGAAGGAGATCTGTGCAACGGTGCCTTTCCAACTGGACCAAGTGTCATCCTGCTGCTGATGTCTTCAGCCATCTTCACACTCTTTCTGTGA
- the LOC121649209 gene encoding myogenesis-regulating glycosidase-like, protein MYQIVPGEQQMSADARGSPLKKKLANEGRPLMIAGMLGCVLVLAAVVAWCYYSVSLRKAQLLKTELLDLNKDGFIIRNQAGAVIFTMNFRSGNLDLDSCSKEGNILSCIKSYTGKINFFIETVRLKDTVMCYRVRWEELQNKELVEHAMAYNNSHWYGGAETAVQYWPIRIQGEEEPRPFITSDVYASRNAFGGILERYWLSSNATAIKINDSVPFHLGWSEKNRTLRFQARYENSLFRPSAGQQAFPQLSYRVCVGSDVTSIHKLMVRRYFPKPIKVPSPEVFKQPVWSTWALHKTAITQEKLLQYASDITKHGFPCSHLELDDRYTTDYGEFDFDPQKFPNASGMFEKLREDGFHVTLWTHPFINYDSINFGVAMEKGLFVREPSGELPALVRWWNGIGGILDLTNEEAREWYLSHLLMLKTRYDVTSFKFDAGETSYLPRQFSTLVPLSDPATFTRRYTEMAIPFNERAELRVGYQSQNISCFFRIIDRDSVWGYELGLKSIIPTVLTISILGYQFVLPDMIGGNAYPNHTTGGTNGTNGLPDRELYIRWLELSAFMPAMQFSIPPWAYDNEVVQIARKFTGLHETLVAPRVLELAGEVLDTGDPIIRPLWWIANDDEAAYKIDSQFLIGDDLMVAPVLEPGKQERDIYLPAGRWESYKGEHFDKTPIYLTDYSVDLDEVAYFTWVH, encoded by the exons ATGTATCAGATTGTCCCTGGAGAGCAACAGATGTCTGCAGATGCTCGCGGCTCCCCGCTCAAGAAGAAATTGGCAAATGAAGGCCGGCCGCTGATGATAGCAGGCATGCTAGGCTGTGTGCTGGTCCTGGCTGCTGTGGTCGCCTGGTGCTACTACTCAGTGTCTCTCCGTAAAGCCCAGCTGCTGAAGACTGAGTTACTAGACCTGAATAAGGATGGTTTTATCATACGTAACCAGGCAGGGGCTGTCATCTTCACCATGAACTTCAG GTCTGGCAATCTGGATCTGGACTCTTGCTCAAAAGAAGGAAATATTCTGAGCTGCATCAAGTCATATACTGGCAAGATCAACTTTTTCATTGAGACGGTCCGACTAAAAGACACTGTGATGTGTTACCGTGTTCGCTGGGAGGAACTTCAAAATAAGGAATTGGTAGAACATGCAATGGCCTATAATAACTCTCACTGGTACGGAGGGGCAGAGACAGCAGTTCAGTACTGGCCTATCAGGATCCAGGGCGAAGAGGAACCACGGCCTTTCATCACCAGTGATGTCTACGCCAGTCGAAATGCTTTTGGGGGAATCCTTGAGCGATACTGGCTGTCATCAAATGCAACAGCAATCAAGATTAATGACTCGGTACCATTTCATTTAGGTTGGTCCGAGAAGAACAGAACTCTGAGGTTTCAGGCGCGATATGAGAATTCTCTGTTCAGACCATCAGCAGGACAGCAGGCCTTTCCTCAACTCAGCTACAGAGTTTGCGTGGGGTCAGATGTTACTTCCATTCACAAATTAATG gTGCGGCGATATTTCCCCAAGCCCATCAAAGTCCCATCTCCTGAAGTGTTCAAGCAACCAGTGTGGTCCACATGGGCTCTCCACAAAACAGCTATAACTCAGGAGAAGCTGCTGCAGTACGCCTCTGACATCACTAAGCATGGTTTCCCATGCTCCCATCTGGAGCTGGATGATCGCTACACTACTGACTATGGAGAATTTGACTTTGACCCTCAGAAGTTCCCCAATGCCAGCGGCATGTTTGAGAAACTTAGAGAGGACGGATTTCACGTGACTCTGTGGACGCATCCTTTTATCAACTATGACTCCATTAACTTTGGTGTAGCTATGGAGAAAGGGCTCTTTGTTCGAGAGCCGAGCGGTGAGCTGCCTGCTCTGGTTCGGTGGTGGAATGGGATTGGAGGAATCTTGGACTTAACCAATGAAGAAGCCCGGGAGTGGTACTTATCACACTTACTCATGCTCAAAACCCGCTATGATGTTACTTCCTTCAAGTTTGATGCCGGAGAGACAAGCTACCTCCCCCGTCAGTTTAGCACCCTGGTCCCACTGTCTGACCCTGCCACCTTCACCCGGCGCTACACGGAGATGGCCATACCATTCAATGAGCGTGCTGAGCTGCGTGTGGGTTACCAGAGTCAGAATATCTCTTGCTTCTTCAGGATCATTGACAGAGACTCTGTGTGGGGATACGAGCTCGGCCTCAAGTCCATCATCCCCACTGTTCTGACCATTAGCATTCTTGGCTACCAGTTTGTCTTACCTGATATGATAGGAGGGAATGCATACCCCAACCACACTACTG gAGGGACAAACGGAACAAATGGTCTACCAGACAGAGAGCTATACATCAGATGGTTGGAGCTGTCTGCTTTTATGCCTGCCATGCAGTTCTCGATACCACCATGGGCCTATGACAATGAG GTGGTACAGATAGCCCGgaagttcactggactccatgAAACTCTCGTAGCCCCAAGGGTTCTTGAACTGGCTGGTGAGGTTCTTGATACAGGAGACCCAATCATAAGGCCTCTGTGGTGGATCGCCAATGATGACGAGGCAGCCTATAAGATTGACTCCCAGTTTCTGATCGGGGACGACCTGATGGTGGCTCCGGTGTTGGAGCCAGGAAAACAAGAAAGAGATATCTACTTGCCTGCAGGGCGTTGGGAGAGCTATAAGGGGGAACATTTTGACAAAACACCTATTTACCTCACTGACTACTCtgtggacttggatgaggtagCTTACTTTACATGGGTTCACTGA
- the LOC121649590 gene encoding izumo sperm-egg fusion protein 1, whose product MLLILVLLLCCVSAAMTCLQCDNTIRVLHEDFILSAPTVKDQIELKMIRDHAYVTYKKTSQERKGVVDPTTLYRAKTEYQSEFDRFLKIKPTGSVTYEAIQIMEKGRKILEKHLDAFIHDGLCPNKCGFLKRRVMDCFSCRYKMYICPSPSGQQDCGEYPMQAEEGGQAVLNCFLPWHRLLLGQPEYYFTWAPGVPGTKKLDESDFTALVVTHDSSVVLNQLHVDEQGTYRCSLIDQNGTIYYEVTFLLTVTPLPHQTHRSLVTLPSLPHGDNYSPFQPTEDLLVPVIAMVTALSLAVSVGLTFFLGMMMNRQRAVKELRRNRKHTEDTV is encoded by the exons ATGCTGCTGATCCTGgtgttgctgctctgctgtgtcTCTGCTGCAATGACCTGCCTGCAGTGTGACAACACCATCAGAGTCCTGCATGAGGATTTCATCCTGTCTGCTCCAACTGTGAAAGACCAAATTGAATTGAAAATGATTCGTGACCATGCCTATGTGACCTACAAGAAGACCAGCCAGGAGCGAAAAGGGGTCGTTG ATCCCACTACTCTGTACAGAGCCAAAACTGAGTATCAAAGTGAATTTGATCGCTTCTTGAAAATAAAACCCACTG gtTCTGTAACATATGAAGCCATTCAGATCATGGAGAAAGGCAGGAAGATCTTAGAGAAACACTTGGACGCTTTCATCCATGATG GACTATGCCCCAACAAGTGTG GGTTTCTCAAAAGAAGAGTAATGGATTGCTTTTCATGCCGGTACAAAATGTACATCTGTCCCTCTCCATCTGGCCAGCAGGATTGTGGtg AGTACCCAATGCAAGCTGAGGAGGGAGGCCAGGCAGTGTTGAACTGTTTTCTTCCATGGCATCGTCTTCTGTTGGGACAACCAGAATATTACTTCACCTGGGCCCCGGGAGTGCCAGGAACAAAAAAG CTTGATGAAAGTGACTTCACTGCCTTGGTGGTGACACATGACTCATCTGTGGTCTTGAATCAGCTACATGTGGACGAACAGGGAACCTACCGCTGCTCTCTGATAGATCAAAACGGAACCATCTACTATGAAGTCACTTTCCTACTCACAG TTACCCCTTTGCCTCACCAGACCCACCGATCCTTAGTCACGCTGCCCTCGCTGCCTCATGGAGACAACTACTCACCTTTTCAACCTACAGAGGACCTGTTGGTGCCAGTCATTGCCATGGTTACTGCTTTGAGTCTGGCAGTGAGCGTGGGCCTCACATTTTTCCTGGG aATGATGATGAATCGACAAAGAGCAGTAAAAGAACTGAGGAGGAATAGAAAACACACAGAAGACACAGTGTAA
- the dusp2 gene encoding dual specificity protein phosphatase 2, with translation MTSSSEALEITGNELVHILRTPQDQYTSGGCVVLDCRPFLDFSMAHICESRNVNWNSMLRRRSKSSVVALEWLIPDKTLLGRLRFGGFSPVVVVDERSCSLADLKSESVAQMLLTALQNEVQTQICFLQGGFEGFSEAFPELCYSSASNYLSTTEPESPGTGRLTPAYDRDGPVELLPFLYLGSAIHSSRRETLAAAGITAVLNVSSTCPNFYEGELQYLRLTVEDTLAADIRACFNTAITFIDSVKQSGGRVLVHCQAGISRSATICLAYLMHTQRVRLDEAFDFVKQRRHIISPNLAFMGQLLQFETDILCQG, from the exons ATGACTTCAAGCAGCGAGGCACTGGAAATAACTGGCAATGAGTTGGTCCACATACTCAGGACCCCCCAAGACCAGTACACCTCTGGCGGATGTGTGGTACTGGACTGTAGACCCTTCCTCGATTTCTCTATGGCGCATATTTGCGAGTCCCGAAACGTCAACTGGAACTCAATGCTGCGTCGTAGATCCAAGAGTTCAGTGGTGGCCCTGGAGTGGCTCATCCCGGACAAGACGCTCCTAGGCCGGCTCCGGTTCGGGGGGTTCTCCCCGGTGGTGGTGGTAGATGAGAGAAGCTGCTCGCTGGCCGATCTGAAGTCAGAGAGCGTGGCCCAGATGCTGCTCACCGCCCTGCAGAACGAGGTGCAGACGCAGATCTGCTTTCTGCaag GTGGATTTGAAGGATTTTCAGAAGCTTTTCCAGAGctttgttacagttctgccagCAATTACCTCTCTacaacagaaccagaatcacCAGGGACAGGCCGGTTAACTCCAGCATATGATCGG GATGgtccagtggagctgctgccctTCCTGTATTTGGGTAGTGCCATCCACTCCTCCcgcagagagacacttgcagctgcAGGAATCACAGCTGTGCTTAACGTGTCCTCCACCTGCCCCAACTTCTATGAGGGGGAGCTTCAGTATCTGCGACTAACTGTGGAGGATACTCTGGCTGCAGATATCAGAGCCTGCTTTAATACAGCCATTACCTTCATTG ACTCAGTGAAGCAGAGTGGCGGTCGAGTGCTGGTGCATTGTCAGGCAGGCATCTCCCGCTCAGCCACCATCTGTCTGGCCTACCTCATGCACACGCAGCGTGTCCGGCTGGATGAGGCCTTTGACTTTGTGAAGCAGCGGCGGCACATCATCTCCCCCAATCTGGCTTTCATGGGACAGCTGCTGCAGTTTGAGACTGACATTCTCTGTCAGGGATGA